One Methylosinus sp. LW4 genomic region harbors:
- a CDS encoding gamma-glutamylcyclotransferase family protein: MPLYFAYGANMDVAAMAVRCPHSRPLGLGRLARYRFAILETGYATVVPDARAQVHGLLYDLAVADVPALDRYEEIGRRLYRKVVQPVLRAPVGSARALVYIGTATREGPAAPGYVENIVASARALGLPGAYIAFLESHAPNAQQRMSRR; encoded by the coding sequence ATGCCTCTCTATTTCGCCTATGGCGCCAATATGGACGTCGCCGCAATGGCCGTCCGCTGTCCGCATTCGCGGCCGCTCGGCCTCGGCCGGCTGGCGCGCTATCGCTTCGCCATTCTGGAGACGGGCTACGCCACGGTCGTGCCGGACGCGCGGGCGCAGGTCCACGGCCTGCTCTATGACCTCGCCGTGGCGGATGTGCCGGCGCTCGACCGTTACGAGGAGATCGGCCGTCGGCTCTACCGCAAGGTCGTGCAGCCGGTGCTGCGCGCGCCGGTGGGCTCGGCGCGGGCGCTCGTCTATATCGGAACCGCGACGCGCGAGGGGCCGGCGGCGCCCGGCTATGTCGAGAATATCGTCGCCTCGGCGCGCGCGCTCGGCCTGCCCGGCGCCTATATCGCTTTTCTGGAGAGCCATGCGCCCAATGCGCAGCAGAGGATGAGCCGAAGATGA